Proteins co-encoded in one Syntrophobacterales bacterium genomic window:
- a CDS encoding nucleotidyltransferase domain-containing protein, protein MGKSVNPQNAKFQDLTPKNIIESFFRGEADSFRVRAAVLYGSWAGGFPRRDSDVDVAVVFEDEPDDDTAYRRLMDMSLLLSDLTGREVNMIPIDRDFRKPMLYYNALVQGLPVYRKRDDDIIRLRKRAIDEMEDFSLFGLQWQAEIARRNLEVLKNA, encoded by the coding sequence ATGGGAAAATCTGTGAACCCGCAAAACGCTAAATTTCAAGACCTGACCCCCAAAAATATCATCGAGAGTTTCTTCCGCGGGGAAGCCGATAGCTTCCGAGTGCGTGCCGCCGTCCTGTACGGATCCTGGGCCGGAGGTTTTCCCCGTCGGGATTCCGACGTGGACGTGGCGGTCGTCTTCGAAGATGAGCCGGATGATGATACCGCCTACCGGCGCCTGATGGACATGTCTCTGCTCTTGTCGGACCTGACGGGCCGGGAAGTCAACATGATCCCCATCGATCGCGATTTCCGCAAACCGATGCTCTATTACAACGCCCTCGTGCAGGGCCTTCCCGTTTACCGGAAACGTGACGACGATATCATCCGCCTGCGGAAGAGGGCCATCGACGAGATGGAGGATTTCAGCCTCTTTGGCCTACAATGGCAGGCCGAGATCGCCCGGCGAAACCTGGAGG